One Vibrio taketomensis DNA window includes the following coding sequences:
- a CDS encoding phosphatidate cytidylyltransferase: MANIPVHSLHMMIAIVGVLTFGTASYLFLSRFKPENNYQELKLRIRSWWWMIGIVFVALALPTRYTLVFVAFLSFMALKEFLSIVPTRMTDRRVIFWAYLSIPFQYYWLATEWYGMYIIFIPVYMFLYLPMVAVLIGDTKGFIRSAGIIHWALMLTVFCVSHMAYLLVLESKNPDAGSMGMLLFLLVFTQFNDVCQYVWGKSFGKHKIVPKVSPNKTWEGFVGGAGTVIVISYFAAPYLTPLTAEQGLVAGMIIAFSGFIGDLVISSVKRDLQIKDTSQFIPGHGGILDRIDSLMFTAPLFFHYIYYLYY; the protein is encoded by the coding sequence ATTCCAGTACATTCTTTGCACATGATGATTGCTATTGTTGGAGTGCTGACTTTTGGTACTGCTAGCTATCTGTTTTTGTCTCGATTTAAGCCCGAAAATAACTATCAAGAGTTAAAATTACGCATTCGCTCATGGTGGTGGATGATCGGTATCGTCTTCGTGGCGCTTGCCTTACCCACTCGTTATACCTTAGTGTTCGTCGCTTTCTTGAGTTTTATGGCGCTTAAAGAGTTTTTATCGATAGTACCTACGCGTATGACCGACCGCCGAGTCATTTTCTGGGCATACCTCTCTATTCCTTTTCAGTACTACTGGTTAGCGACTGAATGGTACGGAATGTACATCATCTTTATTCCCGTTTACATGTTTCTCTACCTCCCGATGGTTGCGGTGCTAATTGGCGATACCAAAGGTTTTATTCGTTCTGCTGGAATTATCCATTGGGCACTGATGTTGACGGTATTTTGTGTCAGCCATATGGCGTATCTATTGGTATTGGAAAGCAAAAATCCTGACGCTGGCTCTATGGGAATGTTGCTATTTTTGTTGGTCTTCACCCAATTCAATGATGTGTGCCAATACGTATGGGGTAAGTCATTTGGTAAACATAAAATCGTGCCAAAAGTCAGCCCTAATAAAACCTGGGAAGGGTTTGTCGGTGGTGCGGGAACAGTCATTGTGATCAGCTATTTTGCGGCGCCCTATCTCACGCCTTTGACCGCAGAGCAAGGGTTAGTTGCTGGAATGATCATCGCCTTTAGTGGCTTTATCGGCGATCTCGTGATCTCATCCGTCAAACGTGATCTTCAGATTAAAGACACCAGTCAATTCATTCCGGGCCACGGTGGAATCCTCGATAGAATCGATAGCTTGATGTTTACCGCCCCACTCTTTTTCCACTATATCTACTATCTCTATTACTAA